From Paraburkholderia sabiae, a single genomic window includes:
- a CDS encoding squalene/phytoene synthase family protein, translating to MNFDEYCQQKAAPPGSSTYYALRQAPAERQPLLAALFALRREFEETVKETTDPTIGRTKLAWWQKEAAALAAGEPTHPVSQALAAHLPDVQTEYPALQTLIAGFEMDLDQARYLDYPNLRRYVAGVGGTFASVVARATARDPSQAATWAAPLGEALMLAQIVVDLGNDARHGRIYIPIDEMQRFNVTAADLINRKYTDAFTEMMRFQTARARDAIGKALEALPVGERHSQSTLRALAALALALLDEIERDGYHVLHQRIALTPIRKLWVAWRAARKH from the coding sequence GTGAATTTCGACGAATACTGCCAGCAGAAAGCGGCGCCTCCCGGTTCGAGCACTTACTATGCGTTGCGTCAGGCGCCCGCCGAGCGGCAGCCGCTACTCGCCGCGCTGTTTGCGCTGCGACGCGAGTTCGAGGAAACGGTGAAGGAAACGACGGATCCGACCATCGGGCGCACGAAGCTCGCCTGGTGGCAAAAGGAAGCGGCAGCGCTCGCAGCCGGCGAGCCGACGCACCCCGTCTCGCAGGCGCTCGCCGCGCATCTGCCCGATGTGCAAACCGAGTATCCCGCCTTGCAGACCCTGATTGCAGGCTTCGAGATGGACCTCGATCAGGCGCGCTATCTCGACTATCCGAATTTGCGCCGCTATGTGGCGGGTGTCGGCGGCACGTTTGCGTCGGTGGTCGCGCGCGCGACGGCGCGCGATCCTTCGCAGGCGGCGACGTGGGCCGCGCCGCTCGGCGAGGCGCTGATGCTCGCGCAGATCGTCGTGGATCTGGGCAACGACGCGCGGCACGGACGCATCTATATTCCCATCGACGAAATGCAGCGCTTCAACGTGACGGCGGCGGATCTGATCAACCGCAAGTACACGGACGCGTTCACCGAGATGATGCGCTTCCAGACGGCGCGCGCCCGCGACGCGATCGGAAAGGCGCTCGAAGCGCTGCCCGTCGGCGAACGTCACTCGCAGAGCACGCTACGCGCGCTGGCGGCGCTGGCACTGGCGTTGCTCGACGAGATCGAGCGCGACGGTTACCACGTGCTGCATCAGCGGATCGCGCTCACGCCGATCCGCAAGCTGTGGGTCGCCTGGCGAGCCGCACGCAAACACTGA
- a CDS encoding DUF1501 domain-containing protein: MKRRDFLSMAAAAGASLSMSRVFAAPQADGDITSRLDARTTARDGSGKLLILIELKGGNDGLNTVIPFADSTYYTLRRHIAIPRDQALALDARTALHPALRPLLSLWRDGELAVVQGVGSERDTSAHFRSREIWDTATRADVYRRDGWLTRAAGQCAALNGSFATASFGSVEPGPFAQSASCIEREWMRVDDPDAAGYVNWNDANEGKLGPTQSAALGGALTFRDSIDSALRTIDAMQPHARTAIRLTLDGFDTHANQPGRHAGLLTQLADGCATLRTELMRRGRWRDTLVMTYSEFGRSAHENAQRGTEHGGAAAHFVMGGEVRAGLYGQPPDLTRLDADGKLPVETDFRRLYATALASFWKLDANAVLDDDLKPLPLLRV; encoded by the coding sequence ATGAAGCGACGCGACTTCCTTTCGATGGCAGCGGCGGCAGGCGCCTCGCTATCGATGTCGCGCGTGTTCGCCGCGCCACAGGCTGACGGCGACATAACGTCGCGACTGGATGCGCGCACAACCGCTCGCGACGGCTCCGGCAAGCTGCTGATCCTGATCGAACTGAAGGGCGGCAACGACGGATTGAACACCGTCATCCCATTCGCCGATTCCACTTACTACACGCTGCGCAGGCACATCGCGATTCCGCGCGATCAGGCGCTCGCGCTCGATGCACGCACGGCGCTGCATCCGGCGCTGCGTCCGCTGCTTTCCTTGTGGCGCGATGGGGAACTGGCGGTGGTGCAGGGCGTCGGTAGCGAGCGCGACACGTCGGCGCATTTTCGTTCGCGAGAGATCTGGGACACGGCAACGCGCGCCGACGTCTATCGGCGCGACGGCTGGCTGACGCGTGCGGCCGGGCAGTGCGCCGCGCTGAATGGAAGCTTTGCGACGGCGTCGTTCGGCAGTGTCGAGCCGGGACCGTTTGCACAGTCGGCTTCGTGCATCGAACGGGAATGGATGCGTGTCGACGATCCCGATGCGGCCGGCTATGTCAATTGGAACGATGCGAACGAAGGCAAGCTCGGTCCCACGCAGAGCGCGGCGCTCGGAGGAGCACTCACGTTTCGAGATTCGATCGACTCGGCGCTGCGCACGATCGATGCGATGCAGCCGCATGCGCGCACTGCGATCCGCTTGACGCTCGATGGCTTCGATACACATGCGAATCAGCCCGGGCGACACGCGGGCTTGCTGACGCAACTCGCCGACGGCTGCGCAACGCTGCGCACAGAACTCATGCGGCGCGGCCGCTGGCGCGACACGCTCGTCATGACGTACTCGGAATTCGGCCGCTCCGCGCATGAGAACGCGCAGCGCGGCACCGAGCATGGCGGCGCCGCTGCGCACTTCGTGATGGGCGGCGAGGTGCGGGCCGGTTTGTATGGGCAGCCGCCCGATCTGACACGACTCGATGCCGATGGCAAGTTGCCCGTCGAGACCGATTTCAGGCGGCTCTACGCGACCGCGCTCGCTTCATTCTGGAAGCTGGATGCAAACGCCGTGCTGGATGACGACCTGAAACCCTTGCCTCTGCTACGCGTGTGA
- the ompR gene encoding osmolarity response regulator transcription factor OmpR, which translates to MPTMETKNPSKILVVDDDPRLRDLLRRYLGEQGFNVYVAENAPSMNKLWVRERFDLLVLDLMLPGEDGLSICRRLRGSNDRTPIIMLTAKGEDVDRIVGLEMGADDYLPKPFNPRELVARIHAVLRHQSPSELPGAPSETSEVFEFGEFALNLATRTLTKAGQEIPLTTGEFSVLKVFARHPRQPLSREKLMELARGREYEVFDRSLDVQISRLRKLIEPDPGSPRFIQTVWGLGYVFIPDGAA; encoded by the coding sequence ATGCCGACCATGGAAACCAAAAACCCTTCGAAAATCCTCGTCGTCGACGACGACCCGCGTCTGCGTGATCTGCTGCGCCGTTATCTCGGCGAGCAGGGCTTTAACGTTTATGTCGCCGAGAACGCGCCCTCGATGAACAAGCTGTGGGTGCGCGAACGTTTCGACCTGCTGGTGCTCGACCTGATGCTGCCGGGCGAGGACGGTCTGTCTATCTGCCGGCGTCTGCGCGGCAGCAACGACCGCACGCCGATCATCATGTTGACGGCCAAGGGCGAGGACGTGGATCGCATCGTCGGCCTCGAAATGGGCGCCGACGACTATCTGCCGAAGCCGTTCAATCCGCGCGAACTCGTCGCGCGCATTCACGCGGTGCTGCGCCATCAGTCGCCGTCCGAACTGCCGGGCGCACCGTCGGAAACTTCGGAAGTCTTCGAATTCGGCGAGTTCGCGCTGAACCTCGCCACCCGCACGCTCACTAAGGCCGGCCAGGAAATCCCGCTGACAACGGGCGAATTCTCGGTGCTGAAGGTGTTCGCGCGTCATCCGCGCCAGCCGCTGTCGCGCGAAAAGCTGATGGAACTCGCGCGCGGCCGTGAATATGAAGTGTTCGACCGCAGCCTCGACGTGCAGATTTCCCGTCTGCGCAAGCTGATCGAACCGGATCCGGGCAGCCCGCGCTTCATCCAGACGGTCTGGGGTCTGGGCTATGTGTTCATTCCCGACGGCGCTGCCTGA